From the genome of Capsicum annuum cultivar UCD-10X-F1 chromosome 4, UCD10Xv1.1, whole genome shotgun sequence:
TTTTTTGCCAGTTTCTTCTATTTAATATTCAATATTCTGGTATCAAAACCAGGTTCGTTTAGGTGTTGTCAGGATGGGTGATCTTCAAGTAGTTGGTGGAATCAAGAAACTCAACAACCAAAACTACAATTCTTTGTCTACATGCATGATGTTGTACTTGCAAGGCCAAGACTTGTGGGAAGTAGTAAACGGAAACGAGGTTACGTCTCCAGAAGCTAAAGACACAAATGGTATCTTACGGAAGTGGAGAATCAAAGCAGGTAAAGCAATGTTCGCCTTGAAGACCACAGTCGAAGAAGATGTACTAGAGCATATGCGTGATGCCAAAACTCCACAGGAAGCTTGGGATACGTTCGCCAAGCTGTTCTCCAAGAAGAACGATACGAAGCTCCAACTCTTAGAGTCTGAGTTGCTGTCAGTGTCACAACGCAACATGACGATCTCACAGTACTTTCATAAAGTAAAGTCGCTATGCCGGGAGATTTCTGAGTTGGATCCGGAGGCTCCTTTTGGTGATACTAGGATGAAGCGCATCATCATCCATGGCTTGAAGCCAGAATTTAGGAGCTTCATTGTTTCTATACAAGGATGAAAAGTTCAATCGTCACTGgtagaatttgaaaatttattatctGGTCAAGAAGCCTTAGCTAAGCAAATGGGAGGAGTCTCGTTGAAGAAGGAAGAAGAGACACTCTATGCCAATCGAGGCAGGTGGAATTCCAAACAGCATACCACTGGTATATCCAAGAAGAATAATGATATGACAAGAAGTCATCAAGACGGAGAGAGTGTTCGTGCAAGAGGAGCTTCGCAGAATCAAGATGACGGTAAGAAGTTTCCAGGGAAGTGTTACAATTGCGGAAAAAAAGGTCATATGAAAAAAGATTGTTGGTCAAAGAAAAAGATTGTTGAGAGCAATGCTGTTACATCAAATAGTGAAGAAGAGTGGGATGTAGATGTATTCTTTGctgtaaaagaagaagaattggctCTCGTTACAATGACAAAGATAATTTATTATGAGAAGGATTGAATTGTCGACTCGGGATGCTCAAATCATATGACGGGTGACATAGAAAAGTTGTAGCACATGTCAGAGTATAAGGGCAGTAGGGTAGTCATAACGACGAACAACTCAAAGTTACCGATAGCTCATATTGGTAATACAATAGTTTCTCCTCAACATAGTGATACCGAGGTACCGCTTCAAAATGTTTACCATGTCCCaggtatgaagaaaaatcttctcTTTGTGGCACAGTTAACATCTTCTGGCCATTTTGTTCTATTTGGACCACAAGATGTAAAGTTCTATCGCGACCTGGAGATTATAGAAGAACCGGTGATGAAAGGAAAAAGGTTGGAATCAGTCTATGTAATCTCTACAGAAGCTGCATATGTAGATAAGacaaaaaaaaatgcaacaacagACGTGTGACACATGCAACTTGGTCACGTTAGCTATTCCAAATTAGAGGTAATGATGAGGAGGTCGATGTTGAAGGGACTTCCACAACTTGAAGTAAGAAAAGACACAGTATCTGCAGGCTACCATTATAGAAAAGTACATCAACTGCCTTTTGAAGAATCCCACTTCCAAGCAAGAGAACCATtggagttggtgcattctgatGTGTTTGGTCCTGTGAAACAAGCTTTCGTAGGTGGGATGAAGTACatggtgacttttattgatgacttctCAAGATATGTATGGATTTACTTTgtgaaagaaaaatttgaaattttttcaaaatttaaagaatttaagaAGGTAGTAGAAGCGGAAGTTGGCAAAAGAATTTCTTATCTACGCAGTGATAATGTGGGAGAGTATACCTCAGACAAGTTCTATGATTTCCTTCAAGAGAGCCGAATACGTCATCAGTTCACATGTGCTAGCACTCCACAACAGAATGACATAGCAGAAAGGAAGAACAGGCACCTGATAGAAATTTATCGAAGCATGCTTCACGCGTAGAACGTACCAGGATGCTTTTGGGTAGAAGAAATGAGGACGGCTACATTTGTGATCAACAGGCTTCCTCAACAAAGGTTATATTTTACTTCACCTTTCAAAAAATTATGGATTATGAAACGTTCAATtagttatttttgagtttttggatgtgTTTGCTATGTACTTGTACCTGATCATTTACGTAGCAAAATGGACAAGAAGGCTATCAGATGTATTTTTGTAGGATATGACAGTCAAAGAAAAGGGTGGCGATGTTGTGACCCGACAACCAGAAAGTGTTACACATCACGGAATATGGTGTTCGATAAATCTTCTTCATGGTGGCCTTTAGACAAGGAAGTACTGCCAAAATCAGATATTCTTAAATATATGGTGCAATCTTCTCAAATCCAATTAGGTTtaggagaagaaaaaaatgcaGATGACGAAGACAATGTCGAAGAAGGTGTAACCCAATGTCCTTGGCAAATTGGTGTGTATCAACAATTATGTGAACAAGCTGAACCTAGTGGAGTGGAAACACCAACTCAGCTCAGAAAATCAACAAGATTCAGAAAGCCAAATCCAAAGTATGCCAATGCCGCAATAGTGGAGGAAGAAGGTGGAAATGAGCTTGAGACGTTTGAAGAAGCATCTCAGGATCAGAAGTGGAGTAAAgctatgaaagaagaaatgatAGCACTAAAACAGAATCAGACTTGGGAACTTTTACCAAAATTAAGTGATGTGAAGCCAATATCTTGCAAGTGGGTCTTCAAGATAAAGCGTCGAGCAGATAGGTCAATCGAAAGGCATAAGGTTCGTTTGGTGGCTCGTGGATTTTCTCAACAATATGGACTAGACTATGATGAAACTTTTAATCCAGTTAAAAATCTTACAACTGTACGAGTCTTATTAGCACTTGCAACTTGTAAAAATTAGAATTTGTGGCAAATGGACGTGAATAATGCATTTTTGCATGGGGAGTTGGATCGGGAGATCTACATGGATCAACCAATTGGCTTTCAAAATTAAGATTACCTTGAGTATGTGTGTAAGCTACGTAAGGCgctttatggattaaaacaagcacCGAGGGCCTGGTATGGTAAGATTGCTGAATTTCTTACTCATAGTGGGTATTTGGTGACAAGTGCAGATGCTAGCTTGTTCGTCAAAGCTAAAGAATATAAAATAGCTACTGTACTAGTATATGTGGATGATTTAATCATCACATGagattatgaagaagaaattTTTCGAACTAAGAAAAACTTGTCAGTTTATTTCCAAATGAAAGAACTTGGATAGCTCAAGTATTTTCTTGGTATAGAGGTCAGTTACTCTCAAGAAGGAATATTTCTCCATCAGCAAAAGTATTCCAGAGATTTTCTAAAGAAGTTCAGAATGCTTAAGTGTAAGCCAATCTCGACGCCAATAGAGCCAAACTCTAAATATGTGCTCATAAAGGGAAAGATTTAGAAGATGCTTCAATGTACCGACAATTGGTAGGAAGTCTTATTTACTTAACTTTAACAAGATCAGACATTTCTTTTGCAGTTGGTATGATGAGTCGATACATGCAACATTTGAAGAAACCTTACTTGAAAATAGTTCGCCGAATTCTGAGATATGTGAAAAATATGCTAGGCTATGGTATTATGTACAAAAGAGGTAAAAATTGTAAACTAGTTGGTTACTGTGATGCTGACTATGTAGGTGACCATGATACTCGACGCTCAACTACCGGGTATTTTTCATGCATGGGTCATGAGTAATTTCTTGGTGTAGCAAAAGACAACCAACAGTGTCTTTGTCAACCGCTGAAGCAGAGTACCGAGCAGCAGCGatggcagctcaagaaagcagtTGGCTTATGCAATTATTAAAGGAGTTACATCAACAAGTAGTGTAACCAATTTCTCTGtattgtgataacttatcagcaaTACGTTTGGCAGAGAATCTAGTTTTTCATGCTAGAACTAAGCATGTGGAGGTGCGTTATCATTTTATCCGAAAGAAAGTCTTGTAAGAGGAAATTGAGTTGAAGCACGTTAGAACAGAAGACCAAGTTGCAGATTTATTTACAAAAGGCTTGAGTGGCAATAAGTTTGAAAGATTTTATCATCAGCTTGGCGGGGTGAATAAAGAAGAAGCTGGTGTTGAGGAGGAGTATTGAAGATATCAACACCAGAATATGAAAAACGTGGTTATTTGTTTATCTCCATATTTTGTTTATGTCTTAAGTCATTAATAATTTGTTTAGATAAGCTTTAAAGTTATTAGCtattttttttagtgtttttaatttagtcaaattGCAGGTATTAGTTAGGAGTAAGTTGAGCCCTAGTTGTAAGCAATGACTTGCTTATAAGTTTGTAAGCCTATATATACAAGCTATTTGctttaataaagaatgaattctctattttttcattaatttttctgcCAGTTTTTCTATTTAATATTCAACAATAAGCACCCAAAATAGGGGCATTTGTAAGAATGACCCTAAAATAATTGGGGAAAAAAAATCCATATAGTCATTCTTAGATTGTTAAATGTGAATTATAGCAAAATTTTTTAGTTTGTAACTTGTAGCAAATTTTtggtaaaaaagaaaataaaatacaaattataaaaaaaaagattttatacCCATTAAAAAAGATGACTGTTATTATCAGGATAACAATCATTCCCTTTCATTAACGACATTCTTTTTTCTCCCTCAAATCTTTATTATCGAGCAATGATATTTTCTTCTCCTTCgctattttcttttaattttttttggtcatatttgtcttcttcttctaaaataaTATTggtataagttttttttttcaatcggACTTAAAATTGATGGTAATAGTTTATATTCTCTGCTTGTGATGCATGGAGAAAGATGGAATGTGACGGGtatttcttttattgttttagTCAACTAATTGTGTGATTTTATTTGTTCTATTGGAAATTCAAATAATCTTTTTGAACATAATTCAAACCAGTTTTTTGAACATAACTttgcaaattttattttttactcaacATATCGTAGTTCAAATTCTTTTCATATCTTAATTAAATCCGTCAATGTTAATGTTGTTTATTTGAGTATAACTAGCTAatgtagtttatttttttatgtgtatgttttgttagtattaaaattattgaaattttcaaatttaatatCTTTACATTTTTTTGAGCATTGATTCGTCAAcaattctatattatgtttacaggtaaatctaaattttttttcagTAGATGAAATTATGTATGATGCAGATACCAAGTATGAAGGATTGGTAAATGCAATATCAAAACAACTCAAGATTGACATTAACTCAATTCAAAATGAGATTAAGTTCTTGATAAATGATAGATGTCCACCAATGCTCATACACAATAATACAAGAGTAATGATATATCTAGATCAACAAAGAATATTATCAATGATCATACATAATGATAAAGTCATATTATACTTTTGTTATGTTTCTGCATGATGTTTTCAGACATTGAAGGAtactttttgttgattttatgaaAACAATTTCATCTTTAGATTCGATAATGTAAATTTTTTGTTTATGAAATTGTAGACTCAAtatgttatgtaattttttattcatattataatCACACATATGTATACTGCAAAACAGAAGTAGATAACCGATCAACTGCATAATTATTGATTTCAGACAtttgatatcaattttaataCCAAAAGAATGCttgatatgaataaaatataatggAATATGATTTATATCGCAAAACAAaaattcatgaattcaacattttaaagttattttatatCAACTTTAATACAAAAGACCATTTCATttagtaagaaaaataattactATTTATGGACTATATCATACATTCAACAATTTAACAAGTTCATCAAGTTGATATCACCTTTAATACCAACAATTTTTTTGATGTCAACAAAGTACtaagttatattatttatatatatcacAACATAGACATAACAATTCAACTTTACAACAATTGACATTAACTTtaataacaaaacaattttagaaaataatatgtAGCTTCAACTTTCAGGCTTCATTTGTTTttacttaatggaggtctgaatctgaatgattcagacttcagaccattaagtatatttatttttcattaagattttgattcttaataggtctgaataagtcttaatcattcaaatctaGAACTAATTAAGTCTTAATCATTAAGAGGTATTTTTTGTGTTGGATAATATCCACCACCACTCTATCCATAACCATCAGTCACCACTACTAACCACCTTTGTTGtcaccaccattgtcaaccaccacctagCCACtaaccaccaccatcatcacaaTCATCATTTACAATCATAATTGCTACTAATCACTATTTTCAGTCGCTATCATATCTACCaccttcattattttaattatatctgCTTCTATCACTACCGTCAAAGCCAACGCCAAtgccaacaccaccaccatcatcaactaCTATTGGCCAATCCCAACTACTAACCAACTCATCCATTGCAACTAGCGACAtctctaactaccactaacatATCATCAGCGTCCACATATTCTTCGGCCACCACCACCGCCATCATTGTCACCAGTGTAGCCATCTCTACCATTGCTTAAACCAGCAGCATCACTACAGTATATCTCTTCTAATAAttatctccaccatcacaactaacaacatctccaactaccattaacacatcgtcaaccatcatgcattaaattttaAGCTACTACAATCAGCACCTCCAACTTCTAACAGCAACCAACTTTACATCTCTACCACCATCACTATCCATTGCCATCATAATAACAGTCACTATAATACCAAAcatctctaccatcacaactgtcaccaccaacattactaatcactaacatcaatcaccaccaccaccaccaccactacaaaCCATCTTTattatcactaacaaatataaatatttttttcaatcaaataataattttagtatattaaatcaaacatttttctaatatataattattttttatttgaattatattttttatatatatgtaaataaataaattttgcatatttagatattgaaaaacaaatagttTTAACCATTCAGTTTTTAGATCTAAAGACAAAATCTTAATAATTCAGATATGTagtcagattcagacgtctgaatcttaataaaaacaaatgtaaCCTCAATATACTTTCATTTTCATACACTACATTGAAACGATATGTAGTTTTCATATTAAGGTACTGTTAGCTTCAATTTTTAATATACTTTCATGTttgcaaagaagaaaataatgtaaACGAAATAAAATTGAACCCCCAAATATATAAAAGTTTGATAGATATTAAATTTGATACTAAAATAATACCCCAAAGGAAGATATTTGTATATGAAGatgaatgaattaaaaaaaagtatagtTAAAGACGAatgtaaatttgataaaaaaaatttgttcCAAAAGAGTAGTTCTATAAAAATGtgagttttttgaaaaaaatgtaagAATGATAATAAATGTAGATAAAATTATTGATCATATTACACTCCTTCATAATTATGAATGctatttatttatgagatattgaatactgattcctaaaaaaagagttatttattctttaaaatattgtctttcgattttttaaaaaatagaataaataaattttttttttttaaattactataacttgtaattaaattCTTAGTAAAATAGTTATCAAAAAGtgttgctataacttgcaataaatCATCTAGTAATGCATTTGAGATAATTTTCTCTAACATTCCAACCAATGAATTAAAGGATATGGCAGGATAGGGCCGGAATATGGACAAATTTTTGGaatcttttcaaaattctttGGCATAGATGAGTAAAAGATTATTTTTAGAacttatttatatgtatataatcaaaatatatgagctaataataaaataatatgataatactACATATACTTGACGTAAACGTTCACAtataatatgtattgttatattttggGAAAAGGACACTCtgcactttttaaaataaatagcccaagtttgaaaatttttcaaaaagtgaTCAGTAGGAtatattattttcactttatagcTGTTTCCTAATTTGCATCATTTTGGCCTACGTAGtccatatagaatatttatacaGTCTATATGCAATAttgatacaatattcaacttggacAATTTggtccttttaaaaatatttcaatcttttttttgctataaattttttaactaatcaaatatcctgctttttttttttcccattgtttagaaataataattaaattatataaaaacgatataattgtta
Proteins encoded in this window:
- the LOC107868869 gene encoding uncharacterized protein LOC107868869: MGGVSLKKEEETLYANRGRWNSKQHTTGISKKNNDMTRSHQDGESVRARGASQNQDDGKKFPGKCYNCGKKGHMKKDCWSKKKIVESNAVTSNSEEEWDVDVFFAVKEEELALVTMTKIIYYEKD